DNA from Prionailurus bengalensis isolate Pbe53 chromosome X, Fcat_Pben_1.1_paternal_pri, whole genome shotgun sequence:
gggagagaggggagggtgggtgatgggtattcaggagagcaccttttgggatgagcactgggtgttgtatggaaaccaatttgacaataaacttcatatattgaaaaaaacaaaacaaaacaaaacaaaaaataaataaataaataaaaatgttatatacacatacatgcatatacatatatattaatcttccatttgataatttgatataacattacatttttaagatGTATATATGGCTTGATTTCTATAGGTCTAAGACATTCATTTTTACCACTATACAATATTACACTGTAAGAATGAATCACAATGCATTTTTTTGTACCACTTTTgatggacattttcttttttcctatagTTTTCTCTCACAAacaatgctgaaatgaacattaTTATAAATGAAGCCATGTGCTCACTTGCCAGATATTCTCTAGTTTCTTACTAGTCAAAATGTGATCCATGCAGTAGCAGTTTCAGCATTACGTGGTGTATTAGTTAGGGTTTTTCAGACAGAGTCAAtagcacatgtgtgtgcatacatgtgtgtttgagtatatatttttgattttattctttcagtttgAGACATTATTGACATACAGAACTGTAAAGTTTAAGGTATGCAGAATAATGACTtgacatatatattgtgaaatgattactacaataagTTTACTTAACATCCATCCTGTCACACAgatattgtaaaaagaaaaaaaatgggtttttttcttgtaatgaaaaCTTTGAGGAtttgctctcttagcaacttccaaatataccatacagcagtgttaactatagtcatcatgttgtacattatatggCCActactttttaatgttataacttgaagtttgtaccttttttcaCTTTCATCCAATTCCCCACCccttacccccacccccggcttctggaaaccacaaatctgatcttttttctatgagtttgtgttttcttttcacacATAATtgaagtcatacagtatttgtctttctctgtctgacttatttcacttagaataatgacTTCAAGGTatatccatgttgtctcaaatggcagagtttcttcttttttatggttatACACACCACCAAGAGTAGACAAGTGTACACtagcatttatatttctttgtctttttggtgATAGCTATTCTAACATGTATGAGGTGATatcatattgtggttttgatttggatttctctAAGTTAAGttccttttcatgtatctgttggccacttctatcttctttgggaaaatgtctatttaggcttttgctcattttttagttggatcgcttgttgttattgagttgcaaatgtattttatgtattttggataccccttatcatatatatgatttgtaaaattttctcccattgcataggttgactttttgttttgttatttatgtgtgtgtgtgtgtgtgtgtgtgcagaagcttcttagttTGACGTAGTtccacttgcttattttttatattgttgctTGCCCTTAAGGTGTCATACCCAAGAAATCATGGCCAAGActcatgtcaaggagcttttctcTCTATGTttacttctaggagttttatggttttaggtcttacaaaACCTATAGTAAAAGAGAGaagtctagttttattcttttatatgtgaatatctaattttcccagcaccatttattgaagagatagcttattctccattgtgtattcttggtttGCTTGTCAAATATTGGTTGACTGTATatacttgggtttatttctgggctctcaattctgttctattggtctatgtgtctgtttttatgccaaataCCATGTAGTTTTTATTGCTATAGCTTTGTGCTATAgcttaaaatcaggaaatgtatATCTCccagtttgttcttctttcttaggattgctttggttatttagcatcttttgtggttccatataaagtTGAggattgttttttccatttccctcacaaaaaaatgccattagaatcttgatagggattgcattgaatatatggctttgggtagtatggacatttttacaatattctttCCATCCACGAAACAGGATACCTTTacaattatttgtgttttctttgatttcttaaatcagtgttttgtagttttcagtgtaatgatctttcccctccttggttaaatttattcctaagtttaATTGCTTTTggtgctactgtaaatgggattgttttatatctttttcagaGAATTcactgttggtgtatagaaatgctactgaattttgtatgttaattttgtatactACCactactgaattcattgattataTCTAACAGCTTTGGGTGAAATCTTTAAGATTATCTctgtataaaataatatcttcaaatagagataaattcacttatttctttccattttatgccttttatttctttttaacacctAATTTCTCTGGCAAGGACTTCTGTGCTATGTTGAGTACAAGTGGTCAAAGTGGTCACTTTTGTGTTATTCTTAATCTTTGAGAAAAAGGTTTTAACCTTTCACCTTTGAGaattatgttagctgtgggcttgtcatatatggcctttgttatgttaaGTTCTTTCTATAACTAATTTGttgtgagtttttatcatgaatagatgttggattttgttaaatgctttttctgcatctattaaattatcacataattttttcttttgttctactgatgtgatgtatcacatttactGATTTacatatgttgaaccatctttgcatctcagtgataaatcccatttgattacGGTGAATTATCCCTTAATGTGTTGCTGGAAttggtttgctgatattttattgatattttttgcATCCaaattcatcaaggatattggcctgcagttttctCTTCTGGTAGTGCCCTTTTCTAGTTTTGATAtaaaagtaatgctggcctcataaaatgaatttgggagtgttctttcatcttcatttttttgggagggtttgagaaggattgacattattttttccataacTCGTAAAATTcgccagtgaagccatctggtcctgaacttttcttcattgggagattttttttcatgctcattcaatcttcttactagtaattggtctgttcaaatttttttttatttcttcctaattccatcttagtaggttgtatgtttccaagaatttttccatttcttctgggttgtccagtttgttggtgtatagttgttcattctttgtttttagttaagGAGTTCGCTGATGGTATTGTGGAACCTGACAAGCCCCAAGACTGCAGGAGAGGCTGGAAGGCTGGAGACCTAGGGAAGAGCTGCAGTTCAAGTTTGAAGGTGGTTCcttggcagaattccctcttccttcAAGAAGGTCAGTCTTTTCTCAGGGCTTTCAAATGATTCGATGTGATCTACCCACATAATGAAGAGTAACCTGCTTTTCTCAAAGcctactgatttaaatattaatctaatACCTATCCTCacagaaaaatccagaataatgtttgaccaaatatgtGGGTACCACAGTCTAAgtaagttgacacataaaattagccatcacagcTGGGATCCTGTTAAAACTGCAAAATTTCAGACCCTGACAGAGACACTTGCCTTTcctaacccctccccccccaaatcaTGCCATCTTACCATTACTACCTTTCTTTGATGCAAGTTAGGGTGCTACACACAGCACTTCTCCCTGCTTTATTTTATACTGCTGGGGTGTGGGACAGTGTCTAATTTTGCATGATCTAGGTCTAAGACTTCTGCTCTTGGATATAGTCACTAAAGGGGTGATGTGATCACATCCAATGACTGACTTTATCCAGCACAGAGGTTATAGGGTGATAGAAATAAGGAGCAGTGCCTGAAGATAAATTTTGTGATCATTAAAAAATGGTAACATTAAGGCCTTATACGGAGGCAAATAGAATCCATATTTAGGACAATTAAGCAGAAGTTATACACTAGAGCTGGGGTGGACTTCCCAGGCATGGATCCTAGAGATGAGGGTATTAGTTCAAAGCAAGATCTGGGACAAAGTGTTGGAAGCAGAGTAACAAACTGGCATCAGAAGGATTTTTAGTGAAGGCACAGAAGTTACTTGGAGATAGAAAAAGTCATCATCAAGGCTGCTCTTCCTGGAGTTCCTGCAGCTGCTTCTGGGGTTCCTTTCCCACAGAGGCTTCTAGGTCATGATAGGGTACAGTGAGGGGTCCACCAGCCATCTCCAGCAGCAGCCTTTGTGATAAGTGCATCTTGGAGTTGTCCATAAACTTGATGCCTTTCTACCAACGGGCCAAAGGAATTGGGAGGATTGGCAGAAGAATGAGTGACTGGAGGACCATGGCATCTGAGTTAGCTAGGGGATGAAGCCAAGGATGTGGAAACCTAATCATGTATATGTAATGATGTGGAGAGAATAAGTAAAGGGGCCATGAGATAGGTACCATGGTCCCTGCCCATGAGGGAACTCAGACAACTTGGAGAGCCTAATTTGAGCCAGATACTGAAATTTCTTGCTAACATGTGAGGCTGCCTCTGTTCCTCACAATGTGGCTGGAAGGTGTGCACTGCAGTCTCTGTCTTTGCACTTCTTGTCTTTGATCACTGAGACACTACATGGAATAACATGGAATTACTCCTTATGTAATAGCAATTATTCCCTTAGTTCACATTTCCAAGAAATCCACACACCACTATATGGGTTCTTCCTGTAAATGTACATAAAGAACTGTAAAGTGGCAAGTGGTAGGAAATAACTTGTGTGAGACCTGATAATAGAGGCATAATTTGTAAACTGGTGGTACCTCACCTGTGTCATCACTTATAGGATGGCAACTTGAAatttgttactgttattattttaatttcaaaaatttcaaaaaatgccTGCTGGTGGTCTAAAGTCCAAATGTTACAGAAGCATGGAAAATAAATTGTACAAGTGTCCCTTTCAACTCTTGCCTGCAATTCTCAACTTCCAATTGCCAGTCGTTGAGAAAGGTCCTACAGAACTGGCCATAATGTGAGATTCTATGCTACTGTTGTCTCTCTGGAATGAAGCAAAATGTCTgaatcccctccccaccccaagtaCATGGATATAGAGCACCCTTGTCAGCTGTCTGAGAAATTAACTGGGGAGACAGTCTgactctccctcactctcaggTGCTGAAGTGAGATCCCTCCTACAGTGCACTTTCAGAAAGGATGAGGGGGCAGTAGAGTGGATGGATGAGAAGACAAATGCAAGCATGGTGAGAGGTGTGAAAAGGCCCATTTCCCATTCACCTGTGTGCAAATCATAAAACTGATGATGGTGTGCCTTTGAATGCATTCAAATGATCAGGAATAAGAAGTAAAATAGGTGAGtcctcatcttccttccttccacagccCTCACTAGCCAGTAGGCAACCCTTGCAAAGCCCCTGTTGTTCCAGGTCACATGGCTGCTTCTGCATGCCTCCAGGTAGAgcatctgactgagccacactgTTTCCAAAGACCAATCCCTGAAAGCAGTGCGTGTCCCTTCTCATCAGAATTTATTGACACACTACCTATGAAGTCAAGCCTGGTGTACCTGCAAGGGGCCGCCAGTGTGAATAATgtggaggagagggcagggcttTTCAGTCCTGGACCCATTGCCTCATGCTTGGGGTAGGGGAAGAGCAACCTTGGACACACATACAACATGCAGCATCACTCTTTATTATGAAGATAAACAGAAATCACGAGTGGGGGAAATACACAGAACAACTAATACTTCAGGTGGTTATGTCACCTGGCCTGCTAGTTAAAGATAACTTTGGTTTCATGGTTAGCCTGCCTCCATCCCCAGCCATGAACATGACCTTAGGCTGGAGTAAAGATAACCAAGATGATGTGGACATCCAAGGCTTCTTCTAGGCGATTTGCTTGAAGGCGTCCTCTGGGATCTTTCCCTCATTCTGAAGGGAAGGAGTTGGGACGTCAGAAGAGCCAGATCCCAGAGTTTCATTCCCAGGCTACCCAGCCTCCACCTTCTTGGCCTTCCTGAAGGCCCAGAAGCACCCATCCAACCTAATGGATCCCAGACCTCACCTTGAGCATAGTGAAGACCTGACCAGCTCTGGTGTAGTTCCACTCATTGTCCTGAAGGCACCTGGAGTGGGAGGACAGATGACCTCCATTAGTACCACAGTACAGAGACGCTGACCATGCGATGCTAAATATATGCCACCTTTTTGCTGGTATTCATGTACCACCAGTATGAGCACTATGTGTAATGGTGAAGAAAGACCTAGTGAAAATGTCTATCACATTGACACAAAATGCCATGCCCACTAGacttcaaaacagaaaattagaGCTCTCCAAAGAACAAGGGAGTTTAATATATgttgataaagaaaaacattcaagtagataaatggaaatttattaaAAGTACAAGTTTCCAatcattttttattgagatataatgtaCATACCATTGTGTTATTATTTTCGTGTAcataccattttaaagtgtacaattgtTTTCTTAGTATATCCACAAGATTGctcaaccatcaccactatttaattgccaaataattttatcacctcaaaaagaaactccCTAGACATTAGACATGGCTCCCTattcctcccctttccccaggccctggaaaccactaatctgcttttggtccctgtggatttgcctatgctggacatttcatagagacggaatcatacactatgtgaCCTTTTGaggctggcttctttctcttagcataatgttttcgaggttcatccatgtcatggCATACATCAGAACTGTAGTCTTTTCTATGACTGAATGATATTCTACCATATGAATGTACCAGTTtcgtttatccatttatcagctaaagggcatttgggttgtttccactttttggctattatagataatgctgctattaacGTTCCTGTACAAGTTTTAGAGTGAACATACCTTTAGTTCTCTTGGTGTATACTTAACAGTGGGATTCCTGGTTTATATGGTAacttcatttaacattttaaggaattgCCAAAACGTTTTCCCTAACCACTGCTCCATTTTACACTCATACTTGTAATATATGAGAGTTCTAATTTACTCACATCCTCACCTATGCTGATCTTCCATTTCAGTGACTAAAGCCATCTTCATGactgtgaagtggtatctcattgtttttgatttgcattccctaatgactaatgatgttaggcatgttttcatgtacttgttgcccatttatttgtatatcttaAGATAAATGTTCATCAAACAacttccccatttttaaattgggttgtcttccTATCATTGAATTGTTAGTCTTTCAGGTATGCTCGACAGTAGACCTTATCACATatgagatttgcaaatattttctaccattctgtaggttgtatttatattttctcagcagtgtcctttgatgcatgaaggcttttaattttgataaagtctaatttatttgtctgttttttatttgGTTGCTTGTGTTTTCGTGTCATATATGAGACCGTTATCTATTTTAAGTTCATGAAGGTTATacacttatattttattctaagagtttttATAGTTACAGATCTTACATTAGATCTTTAATCAATTTGAGTTGATATGCGTGGCATGggtcaaatttattattttttattttttattttttattttttttgcatgtggatatccaggtGTCTCAGCATTATTtgttgggaagatttttttttcttcattaattttttttggcaCTTAGCTGGAAATCAATTGACTATAAATGtcaggatttatttctggagtctTAATTCTATTACATTGACCTATATGTCTACCCAAATTTTAGTACCATGCAATCTTGATTATAATACCTTACCAATGAATTTCAAAATTGTGAGGATTGGGAATTctgagtcctccaactttattcttcactttaaatattgttttggctattctgaattcATTgcattttaatgtgaattttaggGTCACTTTATCAATTTCTGGAAAGCAGCAAACTGGGATTTTGATACGAATTATGTTGAATATGTACACCACCTTAAGTAGTATTTCTATCTTAAAAAGGTTTTCAATTCATGAACATAgcatgtctattcattttttaggTCTTCAGTTTATTCCAACATATTTGAATGAACTTGTGTATCGATATTCTAATAGTTTCTTAGTGAATTACCTAGGATTTTTCATATGCAAGGTCTTGTCATAGGAAcattataatgttttaaaagtttttaatatatatcatcATAAAATTAGGATACTTTATTCATAGGCCTTCTTTTTTGGGGAAGCAAAATAtccaaatacttatttttcaaattgccTATGCATTCCTATTATTTATTCTCCCAGCTCCCTCTTATTCCCCTGTATACCCAATCTCACTTCTGAGACCACTCGGGTTTCATCCCAGACTGAGTGGAGAAAGCCTGCACCATTTCCTGCTGCTCCTTGGAGAGGATGAACACAGAGCTGGAAGTGGATGAGGACACTGGGATGGAGGACATACTCTGAGTCTCATTTGGGCTGGCATCTCTCACAAACAGCTCGTCATTCACGATGCATAAACTGGAGGAAAAATGGACCCTCAGACAACTGACAAATGGACAATCCCACACCCCTAACAATGACCCTGCTGCCACTGTCTCTCAGCAACCAGATTCCTTCCATACCCTTGTGCCTGTCCCATAGCTTCCCTGGGTGGTAACTCTAGCCCTCCCACAGATGCACCTGTGGAGAGTTTGTCTACTAGCTTCACTAGATTTGTAAGTTTAAACCCAATGCATTTATTATGCAAAAACAGTCCAAGGGGCAGGATAGTCTAATACCATTTTCAGAGGAAGATGCTGTTTCACTGAAGGATTATGTGATTTGGCCAAGGTCACTCACCTAGTGAATGTTGGGGTCAGGAAAATAACACAATGCTTTGACTCCAGAGCCCACGCTCTTAACCACTAGGCAAGAATAATACTTTCCACAATACTGACAAAACCTCAAGGACATACAGTGCTACATTCCCAAACCCCTGAATCTCAGATGAATGGGGTGTTTCCACACACAACACAGCACTCACCTGGAATTGTTGGTAGGTGTAGCAATAAAGGTCCGGGTGAAGGCGCGAACAGAACCCTGAGACCTTCCTTCCActtcaacaacaaacaacaagcaACTGTTCAGTTCATTAGAACTGAACATGCTTCACATGCTTACATAGCATTCCCCAGTCAGAGTTTAACTTGATATTCATGTTGAAGGGTACAATTGTTCTATGAAAGTCAGGATGCCGGGAATGGGGAGGGCAATAGGAACAGTCTGCTCCCAGTGACACAGACCTTTTTATGTGCTAGGCCCTGTGTAAATAACTTTATGAATTcatttgatgaattttcacaGGCACACAAAAGATGGGtgttattagccccattttgaaaatgaggaaactTGGAAGCTTAATTAATGGGCCTTCCTTCTCCGAGTGAGGATCTGGGATGAGAGCCATCAAGCTACATAGCCTGTGTCCCTAACGCCTGAGATATGCAGGGCAGATGGGCATGGACCCATGTCAGATCAGGATGGTTTGGGAGCTGAGTGGAGGCAAGAGAACACTGCAATatgaagagaaggggaaagaaagttgAGAGGGAGCCCAaccagagggaagggagcagTGGGGAATCTGCAGAGGGGGTCCAACATATACTCACCTTCCTTGAACACCCCATtgacagagaagcagagcatcATCTCCTAAAAAAGAATAACCCAGGTGCTAAGTCACCTAAACTTCCTACCCACCTGTGGCTTTCTAGAGCTGCCCTTGGGAGGAAGCAGGTGCTCACCGTATGGAACCACATGTCCACCACGAAGGAGCTGATGTCATGCTGAGTTTTGGGCAGTGTGCTGAGGGAGCACACAATGTCATGTTTTGTATGCTTCAGCAGCTGAACACGCAGATCTATAGGGGGGAAGAGAAACAAGTGAAGGTCAGGGGCTGCCACACCTTGTGCCTTATGATTACCCCCTcacccccctttctctgcacaATCTTCCCCATCAAACACGCACAGGGGTCCTTGATCTTCTTCATATTCCTGCTTTCCTTGAAGTACATGCATAAGCTGCTTCTagggagacaaagaggaagaggaggtgaTAGTCTGGCCAGTGTGGGTGTTTCCAGGAGCTGTCCTTCATCCACTGGGGAGTCACACAACCCAGGATCAGAGTCTGAGCTTTTCTACTCACGGGGCTGGGTCTTTGGGGTTGAAGGGAACGGTCAGGGAGAAGCAGGCCTTGTAGTGGTAAGCACAGAGGAGACCTTGGCGGTCTTCAGAGTCATAGATCAAATAGTACCTGTGGGGAAGCAATGAGGATAGTATATCTCTGGGGTCTGGACCTCAAATGAGACTTGAGAACTCCCATGAACAGACCTTTCTCAGCATCCAGTCCCCATTTCTTGTGGTCTCTAAAGTACTTACTGCTGAAGAAATTGCAGGATTAGACTCTTTAGTTTCTCAGATCCTCTGGAGCTTTCCTGTAATTAAAAGACATTTGAGACTATGTAGCTGATAAAGCCTCCCTTGTAATACCCCAAATGTTGTTTGATCCTACTTCCTCACCTTTCTGGACTTTATTAAGTATGGGGCATCAGTGTCAATAATTGCAGGGGGTAACGTCTGGCCAtcctggagaagggaagaggaagtcaGCAGTGGAGACCAGGGAGGTGGCCCTGGATACTTAGGGAAAAGGATGAGCCCAGGAGAGGATGAGGGTCAGAAGACAGGTGTGAAAGGGCACTAGAAATGCCCTTTCTTTCCAGGGGAAAGATTACAATGGGTGTCTTCATCATGGGGTCCTGGAAGTCTCTACTATTATATgcaacaatgtgtgtgtgtgtgtgtgtgtgtgtgtacattttttccAGGAAGAATATCCTTATCTTTTCAGGAGTCCATGTTTCCTAGTGCATAAAGGTCATGGATACATGCAATCTAGACAAGACCAATGAGTTTGAGGGCAGATATGGAGATGATCAATGTTAGTAAGAGACAATGATGAGTGTAGGCACTTACCAGATGTAACAACTTGGGGAAACATTCCCTGATGGCACTGTCCAAGACCAAAAATAGAAAGAAGTGGTTGATAGCCTGGGGTTGCAATT
Protein-coding regions in this window:
- the LOC122477658 gene encoding LOW QUALITY PROTEIN: nuclear RNA export factor 2-like (The sequence of the model RefSeq protein was modified relative to this genomic sequence to represent the inferred CDS: deleted 1 base in 1 codon), coding for MMRNVQEYPQVRHTFYSNQQNKRRVKWHNEGHIHITVWRDRKPLKREMRENTQDGTPGSWFKITIPYGGKYEKTWLVNSIQDHCSSPFTPVDFHYVKNQARFFVQDAGIASALKDVSYKICDEESQKISIFVSPSNVPYSVRYKLKPKEMKQLKLTMHKRYDVSHEALDLQSLRFDPDLVGHDIDIILNRRNCMAATLQIIEENFPELLSLNLSNNKLYQLDGLSDIIQMVPTVKILNLSKNELTLVWELNKMKGLKLEELWLEGNPLCDTFPDQSTYISAIRECFPKLLHLDGQTLPPAIIDTDAPYLIKSRKESSRGSEKLKSLILQFLQQYYLIYDSEDRQGLLCAYHYKACFSLTVPFNPKDPAPSSLCMYFKESRNMKKIKDPYLRVQLLKHTKHDIVCSLSTLPKTQHDISSFVVDMWFHTEMMLCFSVNGVFKEVEGRSQGSVRAFTRTFIATPTNNSSLCIVNDELFVRDASPNETQSMSSIPVSSSTSSSVFILSKEQQEMVQAFSTQSGMKPEWSQKCLQDNEWNYTRAGQVFTMLKNEGKIPEDAFKQIA